A single window of [Clostridium] hylemonae DSM 15053 DNA harbors:
- a CDS encoding aldo/keto reductase → MEFKILRNGIKVPVLGLGTWFIDDDNADSAVISAVKIGYRHIDTAQAYGNERGVGTGIKACGIPREELFVTSKVAAEAKTYDAAAKSIDKTLDKMGLTYIDLMLIHSPQPWAEWRGGKRYFEENIQVWKALEDAYTAGKIKAIGVSNFLIDDLDNLLAHCEIKPMVNQLLIHIGNTPTELIDFCKQQNIVVEAYSPIAHGEALKNETIVAMANKYGVSVPQLCIKYVLNLGTVALPKTANAEHMQNNANLDFKISNEDMETLKALNFKDYGEYSFFPVFSGK, encoded by the coding sequence ATGGAATTTAAAATTTTAAGAAATGGTATAAAAGTTCCCGTATTGGGGCTTGGAACTTGGTTTATAGATGATGATAATGCGGATAGCGCGGTTATTTCTGCTGTAAAAATTGGTTATCGTCATATTGATACCGCACAAGCCTATGGTAACGAAAGGGGCGTTGGTACAGGAATCAAAGCCTGCGGTATTCCGAGAGAAGAACTTTTTGTTACAAGCAAGGTGGCGGCAGAAGCCAAAACCTATGACGCAGCCGCAAAATCTATTGATAAAACGCTGGATAAAATGGGGCTCACATATATTGACCTTATGCTGATACACAGCCCCCAGCCGTGGGCAGAATGGCGTGGCGGCAAACGCTATTTTGAAGAAAACATACAGGTATGGAAAGCACTGGAGGACGCCTATACAGCAGGTAAAATAAAGGCGATCGGCGTTTCAAACTTTCTTATAGACGATCTGGATAATTTGCTTGCTCACTGTGAAATCAAGCCAATGGTAAACCAACTTCTTATTCATATCGGAAATACACCGACGGAACTAATTGATTTCTGCAAGCAGCAGAATATCGTTGTTGAGGCCTACTCTCCGATTGCTCACGGCGAGGCTTTGAAAAACGAAACCATTGTGGCTATGGCTAATAAATACGGTGTTTCCGTTCCGCAGTTGTGCATTAAATATGTCTTGAATTTAGGGACGGTTGCGTTACCGAAAACTGCCAATGCAGAGCATATGCAGAATAACGCCAATTTGGATTTTAAAATTTCAAATGAGGATATGGAAACATTAAAGGCACTGAATTTTAAGGATTACGGCGAATACAGCTTTTTCCCTGTGTTTAGCGGAAAATAA
- a CDS encoding LytR/AlgR family response regulator transcription factor: MQAIICDDCAADRQLLIDYCARYGKENHLLIAAAGMENAGMLLRSRRSRNADVLFLDIYMEGASGIDAARILRGKGFRGAIVFTTTSREHYADGFDTDASHYLLKPVSWPSFCEAMRRVRTRLNVYDRTLHVTSERMALDIAVSGIQYIEVYGHKTILHTSKGDITVSQSLSSLEEALGGIPFLRCYRYFIINMDYVQKIMEDSFLMKDGRRIPMSRDRRAQLRSSYMSYIFQRMEGKRT, translated from the coding sequence ATGCAGGCTATAATATGTGATGATTGCGCCGCTGACCGGCAGCTTTTGATAGACTACTGTGCAAGATATGGGAAGGAAAACCACCTGTTGATCGCAGCTGCAGGTATGGAAAATGCGGGCATGCTGCTTCGCAGCCGGAGGTCAAGAAATGCTGATGTACTGTTTTTAGATATCTATATGGAGGGGGCGTCCGGGATCGATGCCGCCCGTATCCTGCGCGGAAAAGGCTTTCGGGGCGCGATCGTATTCACGACAACGAGCAGGGAGCATTATGCCGATGGTTTTGATACCGACGCCTCCCACTATCTGCTGAAACCTGTATCCTGGCCATCCTTCTGCGAAGCCATGCGCCGCGTCCGGACAAGGCTCAATGTATATGACAGAACACTGCACGTGACCTCGGAGCGTATGGCGCTTGATATCGCGGTCTCCGGGATCCAGTATATTGAAGTATACGGACATAAGACCATTTTACATACGTCAAAAGGAGATATCACTGTGAGCCAGTCTTTGTCTTCTCTGGAGGAGGCACTCGGCGGCATCCCTTTTCTCAGATGCTACCGCTATTTTATTATCAATATGGATTATGTACAGAAAATAATGGAGGACAGTTTTCTCATGAAGGACGGAAGAAGAATCCCCATGTCCCGCGACAGACGGGCCCAGCTCCGCAGTTCTTACATGAGTTATATTTTTCAGAGAATGGAGGGAAAAAGAACATGA
- a CDS encoding DUF2304 domain-containing protein has product MSILLKIISIVVCLLMFYGLCLEMKKRNLSENQAVLWLGGVLGLLLLSVFPQILPWAADILGIWWPPAALIFFLLVVIILIILRHTITISEMETEIKELAMQLTLLKDENKDLKTKIERKTKGEQEKS; this is encoded by the coding sequence TTGAGCATTTTATTAAAAATTATTTCAATAGTGGTCTGTCTGCTCATGTTTTACGGGCTGTGTCTGGAGATGAAAAAGAGAAACCTGTCGGAGAATCAGGCGGTACTCTGGCTCGGCGGTGTTCTCGGCCTCCTTCTGCTCTCGGTATTTCCGCAGATTCTGCCATGGGCGGCAGATATTCTCGGCATATGGTGGCCGCCGGCAGCCCTCATATTCTTTTTGCTGGTAGTGATCATATTGATCATCCTGCGCCACACGATCACGATCTCCGAGATGGAGACAGAGATAAAAGAACTGGCCATGCAGCTGACACTGCTGAAAGACGAGAATAAGGACCTGAAAACAAAGATAGAACGTAAGACAAAAGGAGAGCAGGAGAAATCATGA
- a CDS encoding glycosyltransferase family 2 protein — protein sequence MKKILIIIPAYNEEENIGLLLNGMSVMGIKEFMDVLVIDDGSLDHTAQIAEDSGFKVIRLIFNMGYGAALQTAYKYAAANDYEYLLQIDADGQHDLSNIKTVCERLGCFGSEKGGHPDIVIGSRFLEGSKSFHISAMKKCAISCFRWIIRRVTGQSLTDPTSGLQGLNRRAFSFYSRYNNFDLKYPDLNMIVQMLLLGFKIEEVPAVMCERTAGESMHSSWLKAGKYMILMLLGTWNAYVRCKTGSRT from the coding sequence ATGAAGAAAATACTGATAATTATACCGGCTTATAATGAGGAGGAGAATATAGGTTTACTCCTCAATGGAATGAGCGTTATGGGAATAAAAGAGTTCATGGACGTTCTCGTGATCGATGACGGATCCCTGGACCACACAGCCCAGATCGCAGAAGATTCCGGCTTTAAGGTCATACGGCTTATCTTTAATATGGGATACGGCGCGGCGCTTCAGACTGCGTATAAGTACGCGGCGGCAAACGATTATGAATATCTGCTTCAGATAGATGCGGACGGACAGCATGATCTGTCGAACATAAAGACCGTGTGTGAACGGCTTGGCTGTTTTGGCAGCGAAAAGGGAGGACATCCGGATATTGTCATCGGCTCCAGATTCCTGGAAGGAAGCAAGTCTTTTCATATTTCTGCGATGAAGAAGTGCGCCATCAGCTGTTTCAGATGGATCATCAGGCGGGTGACGGGACAGAGCCTGACCGATCCGACAAGCGGACTGCAGGGACTGAACAGGCGGGCATTTTCTTTTTACTCCAGATACAACAATTTTGACCTGAAATATCCGGATCTTAACATGATCGTACAGATGCTTCTCCTTGGATTCAAAATCGAGGAAGTGCCGGCGGTAATGTGTGAGCGCACGGCTGGTGAATCCATGCATTCAAGCTGGCTGAAAGCAGGAAAATACATGATTTTAATGCTGCTTGGCACATGGAATGCTTATGTGCGGTGCAAGACAGGGAGCAGAACATGA
- the pelF gene encoding GT4 family glycosyltransferase PelF encodes MKVCLIVEGAYPYVTGGVSSWVQGLMLSMPDVEFVVQTIAASPDERQQFKYKIPSNVSEIQEVYLLDDDYVDNRTQKKVSLTGEEYDAFENLLFESSPDWSVIIRFFAEKDVSLNALLSGKDFFKMSLDYYNANFRRVVFSDFLWTMRSLYLPLFTILKSRTERADLYHSVSSGYAGIWGSMQKCLHGAPFLMSEHGLYTREREEEIIKADWVSGIYKDIWIDQFKKIGECCYEYADRVVSLFDDARAFQIELGCAKEKTVVIPNGVDYRKYEDIPGKEAGDRGINIGAVLRVTPIKDVKTMLSAFALARNKNPKLKLWIMGSMEEAKEYAQECRDMVRDMEIENVVFTGTIDVKEYIGKMDFLILTSISEGQPLSILEGFAAKRPCIATNVGNSRGLIEGERDDYGHAGYIVPVMGVSEIARAILRLAENETERRKMGEAGYRRVRAYYDEEEVFGKYRSLYEEMTKSREGR; translated from the coding sequence ATGAAAGTTTGCTTAATTGTTGAAGGTGCGTATCCATATGTTACAGGAGGAGTGTCCAGCTGGGTGCAGGGGCTTATGCTCAGTATGCCGGATGTGGAGTTTGTCGTCCAGACGATAGCTGCGTCCCCCGATGAGAGGCAGCAGTTCAAATATAAAATACCGTCCAATGTCAGCGAGATTCAGGAAGTATATCTGCTGGATGATGATTATGTGGATAACCGGACACAGAAAAAGGTCTCCCTCACAGGGGAAGAATACGATGCATTTGAAAATCTGCTGTTTGAAAGCAGTCCGGACTGGAGCGTCATCATCCGCTTTTTTGCAGAGAAGGACGTCTCATTGAACGCTCTGCTGTCAGGGAAGGACTTTTTTAAGATGTCCCTTGACTATTACAATGCCAATTTCAGGAGAGTCGTCTTTTCGGATTTCCTCTGGACGATGCGTTCTCTTTATCTGCCGCTGTTTACCATACTTAAGTCCAGGACAGAAAGAGCAGATCTGTATCATTCCGTATCAAGCGGTTATGCCGGAATTTGGGGAAGCATGCAGAAATGCCTTCACGGAGCGCCTTTTCTGATGAGCGAGCACGGTCTGTACACAAGAGAAAGGGAGGAGGAGATCATAAAAGCCGACTGGGTGAGCGGGATCTATAAAGATATATGGATCGACCAGTTCAAAAAGATAGGGGAATGCTGTTACGAATATGCAGACAGGGTAGTGTCACTTTTTGACGACGCGAGGGCGTTTCAGATCGAACTTGGATGTGCAAAGGAAAAGACAGTGGTGATTCCAAACGGGGTGGATTACCGCAAGTACGAGGACATCCCCGGGAAAGAAGCAGGTGACAGGGGCATCAACATCGGCGCGGTACTGCGCGTTACGCCGATCAAAGATGTCAAGACGATGCTCAGCGCGTTTGCGCTTGCAAGGAACAAGAATCCGAAGCTTAAGCTGTGGATCATGGGAAGCATGGAAGAGGCAAAAGAATATGCGCAGGAATGCCGTGACATGGTCCGCGACATGGAGATAGAAAATGTGGTCTTTACAGGGACGATCGATGTAAAAGAATACATCGGAAAGATGGATTTCCTTATTCTGACAAGTATCAGTGAAGGACAGCCGCTGTCCATACTGGAAGGCTTTGCTGCCAAACGTCCATGTATAGCGACGAATGTAGGAAACAGCAGAGGGCTCATCGAAGGGGAGCGGGATGATTATGGACATGCGGGCTATATCGTGCCTGTGATGGGCGTTTCAGAAATCGCGAGGGCCATACTGAGACTGGCAGAGAATGAGACAGAGCGCAGGAAAATGGGAGAGGCCGGATACAGACGGGTCAGAGCGTATTATGACGAAGAAGAAGTATTCGGGAAATACCGAAGTCTTTATGAAGAGATGACAAAGAGCAGGGAGGGCAGATAA
- a CDS encoding DUF4368 domain-containing protein — protein MLQNYEKEQKALTQDVAESQQTLQEANQKVTDLRLLLRTLREMTGITELTPTLVTPLIERIEVHNNDKSSSHCYVKVDIDFTAAGMIDIPTEQEILAMMEEIRENPQDFRFVA, from the coding sequence ATGCTTCAAAACTACGAAAAAGAACAGAAAGCATTGACGCAGGATGTAGCTGAAAGTCAGCAGACCTTACAGGAAGCAAATCAGAAAGTTACAGATTTAAGGCTTTTACTCCGTACCCTGCGTGAAATGACGGGTATTACAGAGCTTACACCAACCCTTGTAACTCCGCTTATTGAGCGTATTGAAGTACACAACAACGATAAATCAAGCAGTCATTGCTATGTAAAGGTGGATATTGACTTTACGGCGGCAGGAATGATAGATATTCCTACTGAACAGGAAATTCTTGCTATGATGGAAGAAATACGGGAAAATCCGCAGGACTTCCGTTTTGTAGCATAA
- a CDS encoding cyclophilin-like fold protein, producing MCLYAPWGNLSIFYKDFRNSNGLISLGHIDSGMEVISNMQGGFSVTLEK from the coding sequence TTGTGCCTGTATGCGCCGTGGGGCAATTTATCAATCTTCTACAAGGATTTCCGCAACTCAAACGGACTAATCTCCCTCGGACATATTGATTCAGGTATGGAGGTGATTTCAAATATGCAGGGTGGTTTTTCTGTAACTCTTGAAAAATAA
- a CDS encoding NAD-dependent epimerase/dehydratase family protein, which translates to MKVLICGEYGIYCRELITRLKKENHDIFVITGSEKNRREKPRNGVFQEYNFSYRSKNVCTVMKNIKADIMIILGICDTKYTWRDTGQESVRYLTGVTNLLMSAREAGIRQVIYCSSLGVYENTGGGMIDNETEFEAGSVLMQTVIQTEYMCEEQNRPGEFQISVIRYPEIYGDYKTHDYNVCSRIMERFWGSPAVEIEAERQHRILYVKDAVDVLVRVFMQEEKESCYLIPGTVYTERQILEAVENVVQGRKTDVRELEYTKGALPAVGKDSNEKLGSYEKYSLEDGLRELFKIYEKEKELEIREETKKSVVREKLIPLAENIGLFFIVTILYYLFKDTWLGSILDFYLIYVVVIAVVYGCAHSLFAALLTLLARIGEVFLVGETFEYAAFTGLLQILIIGVLVGYMRDKYKRSNGDLEDEKKYYESELVDMTRIYDGNRYVKEIYEKRLVNYENSMVRIYEVASRLDFWEPQKVIFQAVDVVSELMEMEDAAVYITGGNSDYMRLAAASSERARELGKSLYAGSDFFMHQELVERTVYRNREIDSKLPAYACGIYEKDKLSAVIMLWTKDLTKVNLYEANTLALICRLIESSMNHATTYWNMLADQYIEGTDVLREEEFNRIEEIYKGGAAENKLEYAMLKVPGKLMAGRNEAVYKKVCSLVRQTDILGEKAGDLYIILANTSRDEAGYVMSRFQNAGIQVDSIVG; encoded by the coding sequence ATGAAAGTATTGATATGTGGAGAGTATGGAATTTATTGCAGAGAGCTGATCACAAGGCTTAAGAAGGAGAACCATGACATATTTGTTATAACAGGCTCGGAAAAGAACCGCCGGGAAAAGCCGAGAAACGGAGTATTCCAGGAATATAATTTCAGTTACAGAAGCAAAAATGTATGTACTGTCATGAAGAATATTAAGGCAGATATTATGATAATCCTCGGGATCTGTGACACGAAATATACGTGGAGGGACACCGGACAGGAATCCGTACGTTATCTCACAGGTGTCACAAATCTCCTGATGAGTGCAAGAGAAGCGGGGATCCGTCAGGTGATCTACTGTTCCTCCCTTGGAGTCTACGAAAATACAGGCGGCGGGATGATAGACAATGAGACAGAGTTTGAAGCAGGTTCTGTGCTCATGCAGACTGTCATCCAGACAGAATATATGTGTGAGGAACAAAACCGGCCGGGTGAATTTCAGATCAGTGTTATCCGTTATCCTGAGATATACGGAGACTACAAAACCCATGATTATAATGTGTGTTCCCGTATTATGGAGCGTTTCTGGGGAAGTCCGGCAGTGGAGATAGAGGCAGAACGGCAGCACAGGATACTGTATGTAAAAGATGCGGTGGATGTGCTCGTACGTGTGTTTATGCAGGAAGAGAAAGAATCCTGTTATCTCATTCCGGGAACCGTATATACCGAGAGACAGATCCTGGAAGCGGTGGAGAATGTCGTACAGGGACGTAAGACAGATGTCCGGGAGCTTGAATATACAAAGGGAGCGCTGCCGGCCGTAGGAAAAGACAGTAATGAAAAGCTGGGATCATACGAAAAGTACAGCCTGGAAGACGGTTTGAGGGAGTTATTTAAGATCTATGAAAAGGAAAAAGAGCTTGAAATAAGAGAAGAGACGAAAAAGTCCGTAGTCCGGGAAAAGCTTATCCCGCTTGCGGAGAATATAGGACTTTTTTTCATTGTTACAATATTATATTACCTGTTTAAAGACACGTGGCTTGGCAGTATTCTGGATTTTTATCTTATTTATGTCGTTGTCATCGCAGTCGTATACGGTTGTGCGCACTCTCTGTTTGCGGCGCTTCTTACGCTGCTGGCCAGAATAGGGGAAGTGTTTCTTGTGGGAGAGACGTTTGAATATGCGGCGTTCACGGGGCTTCTGCAGATTCTCATCATTGGCGTTCTCGTCGGCTATATGCGGGACAAATACAAAAGAAGCAACGGCGATCTGGAAGATGAGAAGAAGTATTATGAGAGCGAGCTTGTCGACATGACGAGAATATATGACGGCAACAGATATGTGAAGGAAATATATGAAAAACGTCTTGTAAATTATGAAAACAGTATGGTCAGAATATATGAAGTTGCCAGCAGGCTGGACTTCTGGGAGCCTCAGAAAGTTATTTTCCAGGCGGTCGACGTGGTGAGCGAACTGATGGAGATGGAAGATGCCGCTGTCTATATCACAGGAGGAAATTCTGACTATATGCGTCTGGCAGCAGCCTCCTCAGAGAGGGCGAGAGAGCTTGGCAAGTCTCTGTACGCGGGCAGTGATTTCTTTATGCATCAGGAGCTCGTTGAAAGAACCGTGTACAGAAACCGTGAAATAGATTCAAAACTACCCGCATATGCGTGCGGAATCTATGAAAAAGATAAGCTCAGCGCGGTCATCATGCTCTGGACGAAAGACCTCACGAAAGTAAATCTTTATGAAGCCAACACACTTGCGCTCATATGCAGGCTGATCGAGTCGTCCATGAACCATGCGACGACCTACTGGAACATGCTTGCGGACCAATACATAGAAGGAACGGATGTACTAAGAGAAGAGGAATTTAACAGAATCGAGGAGATATATAAAGGAGGCGCGGCAGAGAACAAGCTGGAGTATGCAATGCTGAAAGTTCCGGGAAAACTGATGGCGGGTCGGAATGAAGCAGTATATAAAAAGGTATGTTCCCTCGTCAGGCAGACAGACATACTCGGTGAAAAAGCAGGAGACCTGTACATAATCCTGGCGAATACAAGCCGGGATGAGGCAGGATACGTTATGAGCAGATTTCAGAATGCCGGGATACAAGTAGACAGTATAGTCGGATGA
- a CDS encoding DUF4405 domain-containing protein, whose protein sequence is MKPKAIIKLAVDMLMTLALLFLMGYHLWGEALHEWVGAGMLLLFIAHHILNGHWYKTLFKGKYNALRILTLCTTSLVLVSMLAQMYSGIVMSRYVFVFLPFGGGMSLARRLHILGSYWGFLLMSLHLGLHWNMILGVLRKSARIKSSSKVRSIIAFIIGLAIAGYGVWTFISRAFPTYLFLKSEFIFLNYSEPKILFYIDYLALMGLCIFIAYYSTKLIRKFKKKTEES, encoded by the coding sequence ATGAAACCGAAAGCCATTATCAAATTAGCTGTCGATATGTTAATGACGCTGGCGCTGCTTTTCTTAATGGGCTATCATTTGTGGGGAGAGGCGCTTCACGAATGGGTGGGCGCCGGAATGTTGCTCCTTTTTATCGCTCACCACATTCTAAACGGGCATTGGTACAAAACATTATTCAAAGGGAAATACAATGCGTTGCGTATTTTAACGCTTTGCACCACCTCCCTTGTGCTTGTATCTATGCTGGCTCAAATGTATAGCGGTATTGTGATGTCCCGTTATGTATTTGTTTTCCTGCCATTTGGTGGCGGTATGTCTTTGGCTCGCCGGCTTCATATTCTCGGATCATACTGGGGCTTTCTTTTGATGAGCCTGCATTTGGGACTTCATTGGAATATGATTTTGGGAGTGTTGCGAAAATCGGCAAGGATTAAAAGCAGTTCAAAAGTTCGTAGTATTATCGCTTTCATCATAGGATTGGCTATCGCCGGATATGGAGTTTGGACATTTATCAGCAGAGCTTTTCCAACCTATCTGTTTTTGAAAAGCGAGTTCATATTTCTGAATTACAGCGAACCGAAAATTTTGTTTTACATAGATTATTTGGCCCTTATGGGACTTTGTATCTTTATTGCATATTACAGCACAAAACTCATACGGAAATTTAAGAAGAAAACGGAGGAATCATAA
- a CDS encoding sensor histidine kinase — MIGSISHFFVIFVQTAATACFCFYIFHDMLKACFARLAVYTFFLCCFCGFLSLTVCEICSRLPLDVDSELISLFIMFIIGYFCLRSVVSENSNRILFVLYLSLHVQYLCLSVTYLAYAAWFPALSVNYDYVPADVPGYTLPILLLGPPFAVITRRIYTTLRQADDTVYHRIWFIPLLFLLLYCVQVLFYPVSQKDTQAEANLMRLIISICAFVTYSQMATAVAQSAKATKEKEIHTQLAHQLDLQRSRMEDIETHAEEIRRIRHDHRQHMQVLKGLLENGDTGKALDYLNGYETSTAANIQPVLCENFVVNTLCCRYETLALQSDIAVTRKLKLPQDIAIAGCDLAVIVGNLWENAVAAALDADKEHRFISLHIQERDNTVFIRMENGYGGIIYQKDGQILSTKPDRNKTPGVGIASIKSVAARYDGMADFVYTPEIFTASVLLYTGVKSAL; from the coding sequence ATGATAGGTAGTATAAGCCATTTTTTTGTCATTTTTGTCCAGACAGCGGCCACTGCCTGTTTTTGTTTTTATATCTTTCACGACATGCTCAAAGCATGTTTTGCGCGCCTTGCAGTATATACTTTTTTTCTGTGCTGCTTCTGCGGATTTCTGTCTCTCACTGTATGTGAGATCTGCTCCCGCCTTCCGCTTGACGTTGATTCTGAACTTATTTCTCTGTTCATAATGTTCATCATCGGATACTTCTGCCTCCGTTCAGTCGTTTCTGAGAACAGCAACCGTATTTTATTCGTCCTTTATCTGTCGCTGCACGTGCAGTACCTCTGTCTGAGCGTCACCTATCTCGCCTATGCGGCGTGGTTTCCGGCACTGTCGGTCAATTACGACTATGTCCCGGCAGACGTACCCGGCTACACGCTGCCCATCCTTCTGCTCGGCCCTCCTTTTGCCGTCATTACCCGCAGGATCTATACGACTCTCAGACAGGCCGATGATACCGTATATCATCGTATCTGGTTTATCCCGCTGCTGTTTCTCCTGCTCTATTGTGTTCAGGTTCTGTTCTATCCGGTATCACAAAAGGACACTCAGGCAGAGGCAAACCTAATGAGGCTCATCATCTCAATATGCGCTTTTGTGACATATTCACAGATGGCAACGGCAGTCGCCCAGTCTGCAAAAGCCACAAAAGAAAAGGAAATACATACCCAGCTTGCCCACCAGCTTGACCTGCAGCGCTCCAGAATGGAAGACATCGAGACCCACGCGGAGGAAATCCGCCGGATACGGCACGACCACCGCCAGCACATGCAGGTACTCAAAGGATTGCTGGAAAACGGCGATACCGGCAAGGCTCTTGATTATCTGAACGGTTATGAGACAAGTACCGCCGCAAATATCCAACCGGTATTGTGCGAAAACTTTGTTGTCAATACACTCTGCTGCCGTTATGAAACGCTGGCACTGCAGTCGGACATTGCCGTGACCCGCAAGCTGAAGCTCCCGCAGGATATAGCGATCGCAGGCTGCGATCTCGCCGTGATCGTGGGAAACCTCTGGGAAAATGCCGTGGCAGCCGCCCTGGACGCCGACAAGGAACACCGGTTTATCAGTCTCCACATCCAGGAACGGGACAACACCGTGTTCATACGTATGGAAAATGGCTACGGCGGTATCATCTATCAGAAAGACGGCCAGATCCTGTCCACCAAACCGGACCGGAACAAAACGCCGGGCGTCGGCATAGCCAGTATCAAGTCTGTGGCGGCCAGATATGACGGCATGGCAGATTTTGTTTACACACCGGAGATTTTCACCGCGTCTGTTCTGCTATATACAGGAGTAAAATCAGCACTGTAG
- a CDS encoding cyclophilin-like fold protein produces the protein MKKGILLFLSVLLCFGLAACAEQKTTPSVSEQGSAQEQSDMQNSSETSENQSVNSQKPSSSSSNAETSETPETGERKVKLTIDGQEFDVTLYDTPAVNALYDMLPLELIFGDFNGIEKIAYMDNELPTEGEPDEFAPM, from the coding sequence ATGAAAAAAGGTATTTTACTGTTTTTAAGTGTACTGCTGTGTTTCGGGCTTGCCGCCTGTGCAGAACAGAAAACAACGCCATCTGTTTCCGAGCAAGGTTCTGCACAGGAGCAGTCAGATATGCAAAACAGTTCTGAAACTTCTGAAAATCAATCCGTTAATTCACAAAAACCGTCTTCATCTTCGAGCAATGCCGAAACATCGGAAACACCCGAAACAGGAGAACGAAAAGTGAAACTGACAATAGACGGACAAGAATTTGATGTAACATTATATGATACCCCTGCTGTCAATGCACTTTATGATATGCTGCCCCTTGAACTCATTTTTGGGGATTTCAACGGCATTGAAAAAATTGCTTATATGGATAATGAACTTCCCACAGAGGGAGAGCCGGACGAGTTTGCCCCGATGTAG
- a CDS encoding recombinase family protein, with translation MTTATNKLNGQATNEELITALYCRLSVEDMKDGKKHTEDESNSISNQKQILLDYCKKQGYKNTMFFVDDGISGTSFDRSDFQRMQRMAEEGKICRIIVKDLSRFGREQVEAGRLTQIVYPSLGITFISIQENVNSTTGEGMEMLPFYNIFNEWYAAQTSKKIRAVWQSKADNGKRVSSTVPFGYMKDPDEKEKWMIDEPAAEIVRKIYDLCLAGRGPSQIARQLEEEQILVLSAYYESIGRTHAQKYQIIPNMQEPIISEEQWLRVQELREHRRRPTATGRTSLFSGLVYCADCGAKLHFAAAKSMTRNQERTV, from the coding sequence ATTACGACAGCAACAAACAAATTAAACGGGCAGGCAACAAACGAAGAACTCATCACGGCCCTCTACTGCCGTCTATCCGTAGAAGATATGAAAGACGGGAAAAAGCATACCGAAGATGAGTCCAACTCCATATCCAATCAAAAACAGATATTGCTTGATTACTGTAAGAAGCAGGGCTACAAAAATACAATGTTCTTTGTAGATGACGGCATATCGGGTACGAGCTTTGACCGAAGCGATTTTCAGCGTATGCAGAGAATGGCCGAGGAAGGAAAGATTTGCAGGATTATTGTAAAAGACCTGTCCCGTTTCGGGCGAGAACAGGTGGAAGCAGGCAGACTGACACAGATTGTCTATCCGTCGCTCGGTATCACATTTATATCCATACAGGAAAATGTGAACAGTACTACAGGCGAGGGTATGGAAATGCTTCCTTTTTACAATATATTCAACGAATGGTATGCGGCCCAGACTTCAAAGAAAATCCGTGCCGTATGGCAGTCGAAAGCCGATAACGGAAAGCGTGTTTCTTCTACTGTTCCGTTTGGGTATATGAAAGACCCTGACGAAAAAGAGAAATGGATGATTGACGAACCAGCCGCAGAGATTGTAAGAAAGATTTATGACCTCTGCCTTGCAGGACGAGGACCGTCACAGATTGCAAGACAGTTAGAGGAAGAACAAATACTTGTTCTGTCTGCCTATTATGAAAGTATCGGCAGGACGCACGCTCAAAAATACCAAATCATTCCGAATATGCAAGAGCCGATAATATCCGAAGAACAATGGTTGAGGGTGCAGGAACTTAGAGAACACCGCCGCAGACCCACCGCCACAGGCAGAACAAGTCTTTTTTCGGGATTGGTATATTGTGCAGACTGCGGAGCAAAACTGCACTTTGCCGCCGCTAAAAGTATGACACGAAATCAAGAGCGTACTGTCTGA